In Penaeus chinensis breed Huanghai No. 1 chromosome 2, ASM1920278v2, whole genome shotgun sequence, the following proteins share a genomic window:
- the LOC125033573 gene encoding pre-mRNA-processing factor 19-like, translating into MSLICAISNEVPDQPVVSPLSGAVFERRLLEKYIAENGTDPINNKELRVEQLIDLKVPTVAKPKPPSATSIPAILKALQDEWDAVMLHSFTLRQQLQTARQELSHALYQHDAATRVIARLNKEVTAAREALATLKPQAGIAPATPAGPTIAATAEAGGAADVPGEGAGLTEDVVARLQDTATVLTQERKRRGRTIPEGLTPSEQIRSFNTLASHPGLHSASVPGILALDVHQKDTSKIVTGGSDKNATVFNKDTEQVVAILKGHSKKVSCVVYHPTEDTVITASPDTQIRVWNVGTAQTLQLIRAHDGPVTGLSLHATGDYLLSASRDHNWAFSDIRTGRVLCKVCDTSASSPLTAAQFHPDGLILGTGTQDATIKIWDLKERSNVANFPGHSGAISSIAFSENGYYLATAAEDSTVRLWDLRKLKNFKTIQLDEGYEVMDLCFDQSGTYLAVAGTDVRVYLCKQWTDLRVFNDHTAMATGIRFGSNASYLASTSMDRTLKIYGP; encoded by the exons ATGTCGCTCATATGCGCAA TAAGTAATGAGGTGCCAGACCAGCCAGTGGTATCCCCACTTTCTGGGGCTGTCTTTGAGCGCCGGCTTCTGGAGAAGTACATTGCAGAAAATGGAACAGACCCCATCAATAACAAGGAACTCAGAGTTGAGCAGCTTATTGATTTAAAAG TTCCAACAGTTGCAAAGCCTAAACCTCCAAGTGCAACTAGTATTCCTGCAATCCTCAAAGCCCTGCAGGATGAGTGGGATGCTGTTATGCTTCACTCCTTTACTCTGCGTCAACAGCTCCAGACTGCTCGCCAAGAACTCAG TCATGCCCTGTACCAGCATGATGCTGCTACTCGTGTCATTGCCCGTCTGAACAAGGAAGTAACAGCTGCTCGTGAGGCCTTGGCAACACTGAAGCCACAGGCCGGAATTGCACCTGCTACACCAGCTGGACCAACTATT gCTGCAACAGCAGAGGCAGGAGGTGCAGCAGATGTCCCAGGAGAGGGTGCAGGGTTGACCGAGGACGTTGTAGCACGCCTGCAGGACACAGCCACAGTTCTCACACAAGAGCGAAAGAGACGAGGCCGAACCATTCCAGAGGGCCTTACACCATCGGAACAGATCAGGAGCTTCAATACACTTGCATCTCATCCT GGTTTGCATAGTGCTTCAGTACCAGGTATCTTGGCCTTGGATGTGCATCAGAAGGACACCAGCAAAATTGTCACTGGCGGAAGTGACAAGAATGCAACAGTGTTTAACAAGGATACAGAGCAG GTGGTTGCTATCCTAAAGGGCCATAGCAAGAAGGTATCCTGTGTGGTTTATCACCCCACAGAAGATACTGTTATCACAGCTTCTCCAGATACACAG ATCCGTGTTTGGAACGTGGGAACTGCTCAAACGCTGCAACTGATCCGAGCTCACGATGGACCTGTTACTGGCTTGTCTCTTCATGCTACAGGAGATTACCTTCTGTCAGCTTCCCGTGACCACAACTGGGCCTTCTCAGACATCAGGACTGGACGAGTGCTTTGTAAA GTATGCGACACATCTGCTAGCTCCCCTCTGACAGCTGCCCAGTTCCACCCTGATGGTCTCATTCTTGGAACGGGAACTCAGGATGCCACTATCAAGATCTGGGACTTGAAAGAACGCTCTAATGTGGCCAACTTTCCAG GTCACAGTGGCGCTATTAGTTCTATTGCCTTCAGTGAGAATGGTTATTACTTGGCAACTGCAGCAGAGGACTCTACTGTGAGACTCTGGGATTTGCGTAAGCTCAAGAACTTCAAGACAATACAGCTTGATGAGGGTTATGAAGTAATGGACCTATGCTTTGATCAGTCTGGCACATACTTAGCTGTTGCAGGAACTGATGTTAG agTATACCTGTGTAAGCAATGGACAGACTTGCGAGTTTTCAACGATCACACTGCCATGGCCACTGGTATTCGTTTCGGCTCAAATGCTAGTTATCTTGCATCTACATCAATGGACAGAACCCTGAAGATTTATGGGccgtga